A window of the Agrococcus jejuensis genome harbors these coding sequences:
- a CDS encoding MFS transporter, whose protein sequence is MTTPRETSSTFPLVALLTLAFAIFVNISVEMLPMGLLLPMSRDLGVGEGAIGLLVTVFAGAVVLTSTTLVHLTRRVPRHVLVVTVLIVFGVVNLLTAAAPEYWMIVALRVVAGLAHGVFWTVVGAYAAYLVPKEELGRAVGITSAGGSLAFVLGLPLSTLLGQALGWRWSFAVFGVACLAGALLVRRMLPAVNHLPDVATTETGSVAMPQREPGRSTIGVAVAVTATAVIMLGQYAFYTYITPYLVERVELPEVWLSPALLSYGLMGALAVAVVSVWLGRKPFAGAVGCMVVMAIVCVVLSATSTLSVAFAAVLLWGLAMGALPPLLQTRMLQASPTHMLQSSTAWYTTGFNLGIGGGALLGALVYEGVGIQALPAVLLGALVVGLVLVLADGARLARARRASNAA, encoded by the coding sequence ATGACGACGCCGCGTGAGACCTCATCCACCTTCCCCCTGGTGGCGCTGCTGACGCTCGCGTTCGCGATCTTCGTGAACATCTCCGTCGAGATGCTGCCGATGGGTCTGCTGCTGCCGATGAGCCGCGACCTCGGCGTCGGCGAGGGCGCGATCGGCCTGCTCGTGACGGTGTTCGCGGGCGCCGTCGTGCTCACCTCGACGACGCTCGTGCATCTCACGCGCCGCGTGCCGAGGCACGTGCTCGTCGTGACGGTGCTCATCGTCTTCGGCGTCGTGAACCTGCTCACGGCCGCGGCGCCCGAGTACTGGATGATCGTGGCGCTGCGGGTCGTCGCAGGGCTCGCGCACGGCGTGTTCTGGACCGTGGTCGGCGCCTACGCCGCGTACCTCGTGCCCAAGGAGGAGCTCGGCCGCGCCGTCGGCATCACGAGCGCGGGTGGCTCGCTCGCGTTCGTGCTCGGCCTGCCGCTGTCGACGCTGCTGGGGCAGGCGCTCGGCTGGCGCTGGTCGTTCGCGGTCTTCGGCGTCGCGTGCCTCGCGGGTGCGCTGCTCGTGCGCCGCATGCTGCCGGCCGTGAACCACCTGCCCGACGTCGCGACGACCGAGACGGGCTCGGTGGCGATGCCGCAGCGCGAGCCCGGCCGGTCGACGATCGGCGTCGCCGTGGCGGTGACGGCGACCGCGGTCATCATGCTCGGCCAGTACGCCTTCTACACGTACATCACGCCGTACCTCGTCGAGCGCGTCGAGCTGCCGGAGGTGTGGCTGAGCCCCGCCCTGCTGTCGTACGGGCTCATGGGCGCGCTCGCCGTCGCCGTCGTCTCGGTGTGGCTCGGCCGCAAGCCGTTCGCGGGCGCCGTCGGCTGCATGGTCGTCATGGCCATCGTGTGCGTCGTGCTGTCGGCCACGAGCACCCTGTCGGTCGCGTTCGCGGCCGTGCTGCTGTGGGGCCTCGCGATGGGCGCGCTGCCGCCCCTGCTGCAGACGCGCATGCTGCAGGCGTCGCCCACGCACATGCTGCAGTCGTCGACCGCCTGGTACACGACGGGCTTCAACCTCGGCATCGGCGGCGGTGCGCTGCTCGGCGCGCTCGTCTACGAGGGCGTCGGCATCCAGGCGCTGCCCGCCGTGCTGCTCGGCGCCCTGGTCGTCGGGCTCGTGCTCGTGCTCGCCGACGGCGCCCGGCTCGCCCGCGCGCGGCGCGCATCCAACGCGGCCTGA
- a CDS encoding DivIVA domain-containing protein, with amino-acid sequence MSSIVHAQTVAEADLPRTSWRGYDQREVDALMDRAYRTLAQHEGGPDRLAADVASMRAVADDASQTDGARELAGRLAEATEQQNAAFVPLRATDLEGIGFTTRLAGSGYQRGAVDAMLARIHQALVAHESR; translated from the coding sequence ATGTCGAGCATCGTGCACGCCCAGACCGTCGCCGAGGCCGACCTGCCGCGCACGTCGTGGCGCGGCTACGACCAGCGTGAGGTCGACGCGCTCATGGATCGCGCCTACCGCACGCTCGCCCAGCACGAGGGCGGCCCCGACCGACTCGCCGCCGACGTCGCCTCGATGCGCGCCGTCGCCGACGACGCATCGCAGACCGACGGTGCCCGCGAGCTCGCCGGGCGCCTCGCCGAGGCGACCGAGCAGCAGAACGCGGCGTTCGTGCCGCTCCGCGCGACCGACCTCGAGGGCATCGGCTTCACGACGCGCCTCGCGGGCTCCGGATACCAGCGGGGCGCGGTCGACGCGATGCTCGCCCGCATCCACCAGGCGCTCGTCGCGCACGAGTCGCGCTGA
- a CDS encoding DivIVA domain-containing protein, with product MDDVLPTPEDVVTRTFTTTRFRQGYDMDEVDTHLDALVQVMRAHEQGARTDDLPHSSQASGIAFTLTRWRDGYDPEEVDAFLILVQLAIARLEAGDRRSDAAAPSAAASPEAASVGQAPVAPGTSDPTRLTSFDVSAAAFSVVTLGAAYDDDQVDDYLDRCLAAMRALEDGAQPDADAPTSVEVRSTRFAMASFEGGYATAEVDAFLQRIADALAARGR from the coding sequence ATGGATGACGTGCTGCCCACGCCCGAGGACGTCGTGACCCGCACGTTCACGACCACCCGCTTCCGCCAGGGCTACGACATGGACGAGGTCGACACCCACCTCGACGCCCTCGTGCAGGTCATGCGCGCCCACGAGCAGGGCGCACGCACCGACGACCTGCCCCACTCGAGCCAGGCGTCGGGCATCGCCTTCACCCTCACGCGCTGGCGCGACGGCTACGACCCCGAGGAGGTCGACGCCTTCCTCATCCTCGTGCAGCTCGCGATCGCCAGGCTCGAGGCGGGCGATCGTCGCTCAGACGCTGCGGCGCCATCCGCGGCCGCCTCGCCCGAGGCCGCCTCCGTCGGCCAAGCACCCGTCGCGCCCGGCACGAGCGACCCGACTCGGCTCACGTCGTTCGACGTCTCCGCCGCGGCCTTCTCGGTGGTGACGCTCGGCGCCGCGTACGACGACGACCAGGTCGACGACTACCTCGACCGCTGCCTCGCCGCGATGCGCGCGCTCGAGGACGGCGCGCAGCCCGATGCCGACGCCCCGACGTCCGTCGAAGTGCGGTCGACGCGCTTCGCGATGGCGTCGTTCGAGGGCGGCTACGCCACGGCGGAGGTCGACGCGTTCCTGCAGCGCATCGCCGACGCCCTCGCGGCGCGCGGGCGCTGA
- a CDS encoding DivIVA domain-containing protein, whose amino-acid sequence MTESAPLTPDQIVEWTFSTTRFQGGYDQDEVDNLLDRCVAQLRAGAPEVDERSPEQILADIRTAAEDRSQGWFARRAAKQWLRKVEADPSLLAQPSHESITAAQLADHHFTVTRFRDGYDPAEVDALLDRLIAMLHEREQHA is encoded by the coding sequence ATGACCGAGTCCGCGCCGCTCACCCCCGACCAGATCGTCGAGTGGACGTTCTCGACCACCCGGTTCCAGGGCGGCTATGACCAGGACGAGGTCGACAACCTGCTCGACCGCTGCGTCGCGCAGCTGCGCGCCGGCGCCCCCGAGGTCGACGAGCGCTCGCCCGAGCAGATCCTCGCCGACATCCGCACCGCCGCCGAGGATCGCTCGCAGGGCTGGTTCGCACGCCGAGCGGCGAAGCAGTGGCTGCGGAAGGTCGAGGCGGATCCGTCGCTGCTCGCGCAGCCGTCGCACGAGTCGATCACGGCCGCGCAGCTCGCCGACCACCACTTCACCGTGACGCGCTTCCGCGACGGCTACGACCCCGCCGAGGTCGACGCGCTGCTCGACCGCCTCATCGCGATGCTGCACGAGCGCGAGCAGCACGCCTGA